From the genome of Vicia villosa cultivar HV-30 ecotype Madison, WI linkage group LG2, Vvil1.0, whole genome shotgun sequence, one region includes:
- the LOC131645912 gene encoding lysine-specific demethylase JMJ25-like, whose protein sequence is MAGEENDQVTYTVKVTVTVTITDEPVSDRSKESVEKKDEESTIRDDVAPGVSSSSVQVASRGGSSRKRKVLCDSEESEASQENDEGSFASDDVATVTEPMNGGTETVSLTDNEDSVDGYDMEAGDSSSVKFAGRTMEVCQRKKRGRTNNAEIVNEEETDEDDDVADGGTSSFQLERENVKREKKKSGRKRKTDSSSEENGEASEKGEDCDFVREEKKTRGGKIQMEENEVVSEKKSESALLKDRNQDCPEIETETPLYKDNECYPLRKTRNKKPALVEHVVPKFNKRNPKWIEEESLMCHQCQRNDRGRVVRCTSCKRKRFCIPCITNWYPNWKEDKIAEECPVCCGNCNCKTCLRSSVLLNETKHKTETDRDYGVGLSKYMLKELLPHLRRLDEEQMVEKEIEAKTQGLPLSELTIKVADYSKDERVYCDNCKTSIFDYHRSCTKCSFVLCLLCCCELRGGQLLAGADPIEFEFIFRGRDYLHGGDEEKQVRKKKPRSAVQPEIHQWSKSGWHADTDGSIPCPKADNECDHGFLEMRRILPPNCISKLVCKAEKLEEKIELHDAEETLDNMCSCWKSVRSADGTYSNLRKAAFRKDSSDNFLYCPRAVDLHHEDLKHFQWHWSKGEPVIISNVLESSSGLSWEPLVMWRAFRQIRNTKHKPVLDVKAIDCLDWCEGDINCHQFFKGYTEGRVDWLKWPQVLKLKDWPPSNLFEESLPRHCAEFLSFLPYKDYTDPFKGALNLAVKLPNGCVKPDMGPKTYIAYGFAQDLGRGDSVTKLHCNMSDTVNVLTHIAKVEIEPESISAIKKLTQKHLKQDKRELHLHGNNQDGLTNVSMIDNSSSSRNASDGQNRVRVMDNENGLCKEKVVDPVHQHSGAHNDGFSSGSKLIEVDKVILKKDNRLLVGDDSLDGALWDIFRREDLPKLEEYLKKHFREFRHVHCSPLKQVIHPIHDQTFYLTLEHKRKLKEEYGIEPWTFTQKLGDAVLVPAGCPHQVRNLKSCIKVGLDFVSPENVGECFRLTEEFRKLPINHRSNEDKLEVKRMTIYAMLDVIDQLEKTR, encoded by the exons ATGGCGGGAGAAGAGAACGACCAAGTCACATATACAGTGAAAGTCACAGTCACTGTCACCATCACAGACGAACCAGTGTCTGATCGATCAAAGGAGTCGGTGGAGAAGAAGGACGAAGAATCAACGATACGTGATGACGTGGCACCAGGagtctcttcctcttctgttcaaGTTGCTTCGCGTGGTGGAAGTAGTAGGAAAAGAAAGGTCTTATGCGATTCTGAAGAAAGCGAAGCTTCACAAGAGAACGATGAAGGTTCGTTTGCAAGTGATGACGTGGCAACGGTAACTGAACCTATGAACGGTGGCACTGAAACGGTGTCGTTGACGGATAATGAAGATTCGGTTGACGGTTATGATATGGAAGCTGGTGATTCATCTTCTGTTAAATTTGCCGGGAGGACAATGGAGGTCTGCCAGAGAAAGAAACGCGGAAGAACGAACAATGCAGAAATTGTGAATGAGGAAGAAACTGATGAAGACGATGACGTGGCAGACGGAGGCACTTCATCTTTTCAACTGGAGAGAGAAAATGtgaagagagagaagaagaaatcTGGTAGAAAAAGGAAGACTGATTCTAGTTCTGAAGAAAATGGTGAAGCTTCAGAAAAGGGGGAAGATTGTGATTTTGTTAGGGAAGAGAAGAAAACACGTGgtggaaaaattcaaatggaAGAGAATGAAGTGGTCTCTGAAAAGAAGTCTGAGAGTGCTCTGCTGAAGGACAGGAATCAGGACTGTCCGGAAATTGAAACTGAAACGCCTTTGTATAAAGATAATGAATGTTATCCTTTACGAAAAACTAGAAACAAGAAGCCTGCATTAGTTGAACATGTGGTGCCAAAATTCAACAAGAGAAATCCTAAG TGGATTGAAGAGGAGTCCTTAATGTGCCATCAATGTCAGAGAAATGATAGGGGCAGGGTTGTCAGATGCACTAGCTGCAAACGGAAAAGGTTTTGCATACCCTGTATAACTAATTG GTATCCTAACTGGAAAGAGGACAAAATTGCTGAGGAATGCCCGGTGTGCTGTGGTAATTGCAATTGCAAAACATGCTTGCGATCAAGTGTACTTCTCAAT GAAACTAAACACAAGACAGAAACCGACAGAGATTATGGGGTTGGTCTCTCCAAGTATATGCTGAAAGAACTTCTTCCGCATTTGAGACGATTGGATGAGGAACAAATGGTCGAGAAGGAGATAGAAGCGAAAACACAAG GGCTCCCACTTTCTGAGCTAACAATAAAAGTAGCAGATTACTCTAAAGATGAGCGTGTGTACTG TGATAACTGCAAAACATCAATATTTGACTACCACAGAAGCTGCACAAAATGTTCTTTTGTCCTTTGTCTCCTCTGTTGCTGTGAGCTTCGTGGTGGGCAGCTTCTAGCCGGTGCAGATCCTATTGAGTTTGAGTTTATCTTTCGAGGACGTGATTATTTGCATGGTGGAGATGAAGAGAAACAAGTCAGAAAAAAAAAACCTCGTTCTGCAGTCCAGCCTGAGATTCATCAATGGTCAAAATCTGGGTGGCATGCAGATACTGACGGTAGCATTCCATGTCCAAAAGCAGATAATGAATGTGATCATGGTTTCCTTGAAATGAGAAGGATACTTCCTCCAAATTGTATCTCCAAGTTAGTATGTAAAGCAGAAAAACTGGAAGAAAAAATTGAGCTTCACGATGCGGAGGAGACTCTTGATAATATGTGTTCATGTTGGAAGTCTGTTAGGAGCGCAGATGGTACCTACAGTAACCTAAGGAAAGCAGCTTTTCGTAAAGATTCTAGTGACAACTTTTTATACTGTCCCAGGGCTGTAGATCTACATCATGAAGATTTAAAACATTTTCAGTGGCATTGGAGCAAAGGGGAGCCTGTAATTATCAGCAATGTACTCGAAAGCTCATCTGGTTTAAGCTGGGAACCACTTGTCATGTGGCGTGCATTCCGTCAGATAAGAAATACCAAGCACAAACCAGTTTTGGATGTGAAGGCAATTGATTGCTTAGATTGGTGTGAG GGAGATATTAATTGCCACCAATTCTTTAAGGGGTACACAGAGGGTCGTGTGGATTGGCTTAAATGGCCCCAGGttttgaaattgaaagattgGCCTCCTTCTAATTTATTTGAGGAAAGTTTGCCTCGTCATTGTGCCGAGTTCTTATCTTTTCTGCCGTATAAAGATTATACAGATCCTTTCAAAGGTGCTCTCAACCTTGCTGTGAAGTTGCCGAATGGTTGTGTAAAGCCAGACATGGGCCCAAAAACATACATTGCTTATGGATTTGCTCAGGATCTTGGACGCGGTGACTCTGTGACTAAGCTCCATTGTAATATGTCTGATACA GTAAATGTGTTGACTCATATTGCTAAAGTTGAAATCGAACCTGAAAGCATTAGTGCCATCAAGAAACTGACACAAAAACACCTGAAGCAAGACAAAAGGGAGCTACATCTACATGGTAATAATCAGGATGGACTAACCAATGTTAGCATGATTGATAATTCATCGTCTTCCAGAAATGCTTCAGACGGGCAAAATAGAGTTCGAGTCATGgataatgaaaatggattatgcAAGGAGAAGGTGGTTGATCCTGTTCATCAACACTCAGGCGCACATAATGATGGTTTTTCTTCTGGATCAAAGCTCATAGAGGTTGATAAAGTGATTCTGAAAAAAGATAATAGATTGTTGGTTGGAGATGATTCTTTAGATGGTGCTCTCTGGGATATTTTTCGGAGAGAGGACCTACCTAAATTGGAGGAATATCTAAAGAAGCATTTTAGAGAGTTTAGGCATGTCCATTGCTCTCCTTTAAAGCAG GTTATTCACCCCATCCATGATCAGACCTTTTATCTCACTCTGGAGCATAAGAGGAAACTCAAAGAGGAGTATG GAATCGAGCCTTGGACTTTTACTCAGAAGTTAGGAGATGCTGTTCTCGTTCCTGCCGGCTGTCCTCACCAAGTCAGGAATCTCAAG TCATGCATCAAGGTTGGACTTGATTTTGTCTCGCCTGAAAATGTTGGTGAATGCTTCCGTTTGACAGAGGAATTTCGTAAGCTTCCGATAAACCACAGATCCAATGAGGACAAGTTGGAG GTGAAAAGAATGACTATATATGCTATGCTTGATGTGATTGATcaattggagaaaacaaggtaA